Genomic segment of Bacillus alkalicellulosilyticus:
TTATTATTTTGTTGCGATGCAGCGTTTAACAATCATTATCACTCTAGTGACTGAACAACAAATGATGATGCAACAAGCAAACATTCTTTACGACTTTAGTCGTTTATCCCCTGAAGTTAAGGATGCGGTAGGAAAGGAAAAACTCTCAATAGAGGGAGAACTGGTCTTTGATTCTGTGCATTTCGGATATAGTAAGCAGGGGCCAAAAATTTTAGATGATTTTTCTCTTCATATTACTCCAGGCGAAACAGTAGCTCTTGTTGGCACCAGTGGAATGGGGAAAACGACCATTTTAAAGTTAATCGGTCGATTCTACGATGTTCAAAGTGGGAGTATCTTGTTAGATGGTAAAGAGTTAAAGGATATTCCTCTTTCCCATCTAAGAGAGTGTCTTGGCTACGTTTTTCAAGAAACCTATCTTTTTGGTGATACCATTTATGAAAATATAAAATTCGGTCGTCCAGAAGCGAACGACGAAGACATCTATAAAGCAGCTAGAGAAGCCTATGCGGATGAATTCATTGAGCAGTTACCCGATGGTTACCAAACGCTTCTCGGTGAAAGAGGTATTAACATTTCTGGGGGACAAAAACAACGAATTGCGTTGGCACGAATGTTTCTCAAAGATCCAAAAATCCTTCTTCTAGATGAAGCGACTTCTTCATTGGACACAATCAGTGAAACACACGTCCAAAAAGCTCTTACCAATCTTGCAGCTGGTCGAACGACGATCATCATCGCTCACCGAATTTCAACCATTCAGCATGCGGATAAAATTGTAGTTGTTGACCACGGAAGAGTTGTTGAGATGGGTAGTTACCAAGAACTCTTAGAACAGCGAGGACATTTTTATCAATTAAAAGAGGCTCATTCTATTGTGAGCTAGAGAAAAGGGGGGAGTGTATGGAAACAGTTAGATGGCTTTTTCACTATATTTCTAAAGAAAAAGGGTTGTTTTTTTTAGGCATTCTGTTTATGACTATAGAAGGAGTCTCAAATATAGGGATCATTGCGGTTCAGCAACTTTTTATCGATGAAGTCTTCATTGGTGGAAAGGAAGAAAAGTTTTTACCGAATTTAATTTTACTTGTAACGTGTTTGTTAACATTTGCCTTGTTTTTCACCATTGGGCCTCGTCCGATGCATAAATGCGTCGCGCGGATTGATAATCGTTTATCTGAGGAATTCATGAAATACATGTACAGAATGCCTATTAGCTCGATTCAGAAGCAGCGGTCAGCGCAATTTGCTCAATATTTTTCTAGGGATATCCCAAATGTTGCCGGTCTCATTGGTGAGGAAATCCCCCGCTTTTTCTATCAAGCAATTAAAGTGATTGTGCTTGCTGTCATTATTGGATTTGCTAGCCCCGTACTATTGAGTGTTATTATCCTTTTAAGTACATGCTATATAATTGGCTCCATCTATTTCAAGGATAAAGGAAAGAAGTATTCGAAATCAGTAAACGAAGCTAAGGCTGATCTCGTCGTTGTTCTTGAAGAGGGTGTTTCATCCACTCGTGAAGTAATCGCATTTAATCGTACACAATGGGAAGAAGAAAAGTATAACAAGGTATTTGCTAAATACCTAAAAAGCATTATTAACGAAGGAAAACTGATAAATCTGCAAATGTTTGTGAGTGAACCGATTCGTTGGGTGACCGTTTTGGTGGTGTTGGCTTATGGCGGCTTTTTGGTCGTCCAGAATGAAATGTCTCTAGGTAGCTTTGTTGTTGTATTACAGTTAACTACTTTGTTGATGCTAGATTTTCAGGAGATGTTTAATAAAGTCATGCTGGTATACAATCGATTGGCTAATGTGGAGCGAATTCGCCAAGTGTTAGATGTGCCCCTTGAAAAGAGTGGAGAGAAGAAGCTTGATGGTTCTATTCAACACTTTTCCTTGGAAAAAGTATCGTTCCAGTATGAGCAGGGGAATGAGCTTATTCTAAAGGATGTAACTTTTACGATCCCGATTGGTAAAAAGGTTGCGATTGTCGGTCAAAGTGGTAGTGGAAAGTCGACCATCGCACAGCTACTACTAGCATTTTCTCAACCAACAAATGGGACAATTCAGGTTAATGATAGCATGTTATATGAGCTGTCTGAGACATTTTGGCGCGAGAAAGTTAGTGTTGTTTTTCAAGAGCCATACCTTTTCCCTAATACAATTCGATTTAACCTACTAATGGGGAACGAATCTATTACAGACGAAAGAATGGTAGAGATTTGTAAAAAAGCGCAAATTCATGAGTATATCTCGTCTCTACCGGACCAATACGATACAGTGATTGGAGAAAGAGGAATTACACTTTCTGGTGGACAGCGACAACGTCTCTCTATTGCGCGAGCATTGTTACGTGACACGGAAGTATTGATACTTGATGAGGCCACCTCAGCACTGGATCATGAGACCGAGTACTTCGTTCAACGAGAAATTGATGGTCTGAGGCAAGGAAAAACAACAATCATTATTGCTCATCGCCTCTCAACTATTATGAATGCCGATGAGATTATTGTCCTGGACGGAGGAAAAATTGTTGAAATTGGGACTCACGATGAGTTAATGCTGAAGCATGGCGTCTATGCCAATTTAATTCGGGCCAACGAAGAGAAACAAATGAATCAAGTCCTCAGTTCCTGAAACCTTTTAAGTAATCAAGTCGTTTGACTAAGTTGACTAAGAAGTGAAGAAATATAGGTTTTGTAATGGGGTTTTATACCACGAGATTATAAGAAATGTCTGAAATCAAATTTGAGAATTGAATAGGAATTTAATTATGTGCTCACCAAGTGTGAAACGGTCATAAATACTTTTTCAAAATTAGATGAACAATCTTACAATTAAGGGGATATTAGGTCAATACAAAAAATTAAAAACCTTAACAAATAGTTAGTGATAAAATTCTACTATATAATGTCTCAAAACTGACGTTCTTACCTGTACAGAGATGATGGATATTATATCCTTAACAACTGTAGCAAAGGAAAAGGACGTCGTCTTTTTTTATTATCATTCGCATTGTATATTTTGTATGTTTGAGAATTTTTTTGTAATTATCAATTTTTATTATGGAAAGGAAACAACAAAATGAGTGTTTCTTGTGTTTTGCAAATAAAAGTACAAAGTTTTGTAACCATCAAGTAGGAACAGTTTTTGCTCTTTGTTTTTGAACACTTTTAGCTTATTTAGTTTGTGCACTTTTCGCTTGGAATAGGGAGTCCCTATTTTTTATACGGTGACTAGCCCCATCGAAGTGAATACCTTCAGAGCGATGGAGAAGGCGAGCTAACATCGCCGTTGTAATCCCCTGGTCTCCCAGTAACTCTCCCAATTCTTCAGGTCCTTTATTGGATGTTAATATTATCGAACTTCGTTCATAAAGATGTTGACCAAGTGAAAGAAGAGATTTGCTTCGTGTTGGTCCATTGCCATATACATTAAATCATCAAGCACAATAGCAACTTTGTTTACTTTTTATATACAAAATACTGTTTATGAGAATATCTAGTTAGATAAATTTGCTCAAATATCAAAAAGTAACAACAATTTAGTGGGATAAATTGTAAATGAGAATCGAATTAAAAGGGATAGACTATATAAATTGCGACAAAAAAGATAATTAAAGGGTAGAAAACTTTAGGATTATAAACTACAACAATAATATATTGGACTATTTGCTACTTCTTTCTACAAAAAAGTAGTTTTAACTAATAAATAAAGTTATTTCGCGTTAAATACTAATTTAACGAACAATTAACAATTAAAATATGGTATAATAAAAACAGCTAAACTTAGAAAAGCTTAGCTGCCGAAGATTTATTATTATTCATAGTTTTGTGTGTCGGATTAATTTTCACCGAACCTAGGTACGGGTACTCTGTCAATCCTACGTTATACTAACCGTATCTTGATACGGGGCTACAACGTAATATTACTATATAATATTTATCTAAATACGTCAATAAGGAGGATAAAATGTGTCTACAGAGTTAATGAATATTTTCTTTGATGAAAGTGGTCAAGATTCCGATAAACCAACAACAATGGGTGGCTTACTCATCCCCCATTCCGTTTACATTTCACAAGAAATGAATGCCCTTAACGAGCGATTACGGTCTAAAGAAATAAAATTGCATTGGACAGATTATACGGGTGACGGGGTGCTAAGAGAAAATATTAAAGAGGCCATTACCGCATTTTCAACCATTGCAAAGTATACACGGATGAATGTCATTAATTACAACCGCTCCTCCCTCGACTTGCGTTATAAACTGTCTGATGATATTGGGAGCAAAAAGCAAATGGGCCGCAAAAAAAAAGAAACCATGAATTACGCTACATTAATGGTTTATACGAAAATTCCTGAACGTATCTTTTATGGATTGCTTCGTAATTACGGGAAAGACGTATACATAAAAACTGATATTTTTATAGAAAAAGAAGGTAAATATGAAAAGTATAATCTAGAAACACGATTAAAAGAAAATTTAAATACTCAATCATTATACCGAGCTGAGCAATTTTGGGTGAAAGATAGTAAAATGGTCACCAAAGGACAGATGATCGGTATAGAATTGGTTGATTTAATTCTTGGGGTTATTCGATTGATTATACGAAGATATCCGGTTCCACCAGGATTAACAGATGACCAATACAGTGAAAGACAAATTAAAGGTAAAGCGAAGAAGCACCAACTAGTCATTGAGTTACTTAAAATAGATCCATTTCAACAATTCTTAAGAACAATAAAATACTATGAATGGGATAGCAATAAGGAACTTACGGAAATTTCCTTTGGTGATTATATGGACTTATTCATGGCTAATAATTTCAGAGAATTTCAGTAGGTTACTAGTATATTTAGGAAACCAATTTTAAGTAACTCAACCTGTAACAATACTCAAGTAGGAGGAGAATAAATATGAGATACATTATTAAGCAATTTTCTTCAAAAGGGAAGCGCTCTCGCGTAGAAAAATTTAGAAATATTCTGTCGTTAGCTTCAACAATTCTGGAAGGAGAACTTCCTAATACTATTTATGATCTTATCTACTCGTTAGGAAAACCCTATCATCTAAAAGTAATAAATGATTGCATAATGGGAAACAGTATATCTCCGGAAACTGCTTTTCGAGAGGAGCATCTATTTTTTAAACACTTCAATGATAAATATAGTTTAATTCAGTTTGAGTAGTAACTCGCTAAGAGAACATTTTAGAAACGAATAAAACTTTAAAATTAATGATATTGACAAAAGAAATTTAGTTAATACAATCTGGTTTGGCTGTGACATTAGTTTTTGGCATATACATTTACGGTATTACTGTACTAATCTAATTTAAAGTGAGGTTTTAATGATGAAATTAAATAAAGAGAACTTTTTTAAAGACTTTAATGTTGACGAGAAAGAATTCGATGATGCACAAATGGA
This window contains:
- a CDS encoding ABC transporter ATP-binding protein; amino-acid sequence: MSLRTERRKNLTVYLWLLSFMRPYKWQVLLLICCFIVSSYIELMIPKVMQIFIDDVVPQEDIKLFYSLLLGLAILIVIMIIINGVANLLKRTIQEKASKNLQFTMFKHLRSLGFSYFEKHPVGESLALINSEVENIQELYRNHFPSMIGLSIFSVISIGLMVSTSLHLTLITVPCLFLYYLIGPYLERRAAIWGKRSSENRVSFNNKAYESISAIVEIRANGAEKVDLQQFNSKKRSLNEGLLSLFWFGYWRGSVRRLSYYIGAVIIFIYGFWLIQHNLLSVGEITAFILYYFVAMQRLTIIITLVTEQQMMMQQANILYDFSRLSPEVKDAVGKEKLSIEGELVFDSVHFGYSKQGPKILDDFSLHITPGETVALVGTSGMGKTTILKLIGRFYDVQSGSILLDGKELKDIPLSHLRECLGYVFQETYLFGDTIYENIKFGRPEANDEDIYKAAREAYADEFIEQLPDGYQTLLGERGINISGGQKQRIALARMFLKDPKILLLDEATSSLDTISETHVQKALTNLAAGRTTIIIAHRISTIQHADKIVVVDHGRVVEMGSYQELLEQRGHFYQLKEAHSIVS
- a CDS encoding ABC transporter ATP-binding protein, yielding METVRWLFHYISKEKGLFFLGILFMTIEGVSNIGIIAVQQLFIDEVFIGGKEEKFLPNLILLVTCLLTFALFFTIGPRPMHKCVARIDNRLSEEFMKYMYRMPISSIQKQRSAQFAQYFSRDIPNVAGLIGEEIPRFFYQAIKVIVLAVIIGFASPVLLSVIILLSTCYIIGSIYFKDKGKKYSKSVNEAKADLVVVLEEGVSSTREVIAFNRTQWEEEKYNKVFAKYLKSIINEGKLINLQMFVSEPIRWVTVLVVLAYGGFLVVQNEMSLGSFVVVLQLTTLLMLDFQEMFNKVMLVYNRLANVERIRQVLDVPLEKSGEKKLDGSIQHFSLEKVSFQYEQGNELILKDVTFTIPIGKKVAIVGQSGSGKSTIAQLLLAFSQPTNGTIQVNDSMLYELSETFWREKVSVVFQEPYLFPNTIRFNLLMGNESITDERMVEICKKAQIHEYISSLPDQYDTVIGERGITLSGGQRQRLSIARALLRDTEVLILDEATSALDHETEYFVQREIDGLRQGKTTIIIAHRLSTIMNADEIIVLDGGKIVEIGTHDELMLKHGVYANLIRANEEKQMNQVLSS
- a CDS encoding DUF3800 domain-containing protein codes for the protein MSTELMNIFFDESGQDSDKPTTMGGLLIPHSVYISQEMNALNERLRSKEIKLHWTDYTGDGVLRENIKEAITAFSTIAKYTRMNVINYNRSSLDLRYKLSDDIGSKKQMGRKKKETMNYATLMVYTKIPERIFYGLLRNYGKDVYIKTDIFIEKEGKYEKYNLETRLKENLNTQSLYRAEQFWVKDSKMVTKGQMIGIELVDLILGVIRLIIRRYPVPPGLTDDQYSERQIKGKAKKHQLVIELLKIDPFQQFLRTIKYYEWDSNKELTEISFGDYMDLFMANNFREFQ